The Eptesicus fuscus isolate TK198812 chromosome 17, DD_ASM_mEF_20220401, whole genome shotgun sequence genome has a window encoding:
- the LRRC18 gene encoding leucine-rich repeat-containing protein 18, with amino-acid sequence MAKSGKSPKGKKITLNVAKNCIKITFDGRKRLDLSKMGITTFPKCILKLNDIDELDLSRNMLKRIPDSISKFQNLRWLDLHSNYIDKLPESIGQMTTLLYLNVSNNRLTTNGLPVELNQLKNIRTVNLGLNHLDSVPTTLGALKELHEVGLHDNLISAIPTSISKLPKLKKLNTKRNPFLQPEETDVFIDSIKRLENLYLVEAKDLCGPCLKKCQQARDKLNKIKSLAAATPKKPVFSNFIAPNSTAKESQEEWR; translated from the coding sequence ATGGCCAAGAGCGGGAAGAGCCCCAAGGGCAAGAAGATCACCCTCAATGTGGCCAAGAATTGTATCAAAATCACGTTCGATGGGAGAAAACGCCTCGACTTGAGCAAGATGGGAATTACCACCTTCCCAAAGTGTATTCTGAAACTCAATGACATAGACGAGCTCGATCTTAGCCGGAATATGCTCAAGAGGATCCCTGATTCAATCTCCAAGTTCCAGAACCTACGGTGGCTGGATCTGCACAGCAACTACATCGACAAGCTCCCCGAGTCCATCGGCCAAATGACGACTCTGCTCTACCTCAATGTCAGCAACAACAGGCTGACCACCAACGGGCTGCCCGTGGAGCTCAACCAGCTTAAGAACATCCGCACCGTGAATCTGGGCCTGAACCACCTGGACAGTGTGCCCACCACACTGGGTGCTCTGAAAGAGCTCCACGAGGTCGGGCTCCATGACAACCTGATCAGCGCCATCCCCACGAGCATCTCCAAGCTCCCCAAGCTGAAGAAGCTCAACACCAAGCGGAACCCCTTTCTCCAGCCAGAGGAGACGGATGTATTCATAGATTCCATCAAGAGGCTGGAAAACTTGTATCTGGTGGAGGCGAAGGATCTGTGCGGGCCTTGCCTGAAAAAATGCCAACAGGCCCGAGACAAGCTGAACAAAATCAAGAGCTTAGCCGCGGCAACACCGAAAAAGCCCGTCTTTAGCAATTTCATCGCGCCCAACTCCACGGCCAAGGAGTCCCAGGAAGAGTGGAGGTGA